In the genome of Falco naumanni isolate bFalNau1 chromosome 5, bFalNau1.pat, whole genome shotgun sequence, the window TGTAATTTACATAATTGTACTTccattctgaaatattttgagacATTGTTATAAAGAAGTAATACTGAACAGTCTTTTATGCAATCTTCAGTATTACTGTGGGGAGTTTCCACTTCATTTTACAACAGGCCTTCTCTGACATAAGATCTGAACTGTAATAATTCAGGTCCTTTATTCATTTATTGAATCAGCTATTGCTTTTATTTAGCCAGATTTCCTGGCTTAGTACTGTCTGTCGGGTTTGTAGTGCAGGCAACCTGGATGGCATATGACATGGTAGTCATACGTACCAACCCAGATCTAGCCAACTCCATGAAGCGTTTGGAAGATGCCTTCCTGAGTTGCAAAGAAGAGATAGAGAAGAAATGGCAAGAGGTGCTAATAGAATCTAAAGGTGAAGAGCAAAAAGAGGAATAAATTCAATTCAGTCATGCTGGCAGAAGAACTACATCCCTTGGAATATCACTCcagtctttttgttttccagctgtggaGGTTTCACAAACATTGTGGAAAATGGATTTGCTTTCATCTTGCTAAAACTACTTAAAACTATACATCTATGGAAGTAATTTAGTGAGattacacatatatatatatgtattgttgaataaaaggtaaaaatgtctatttttattACACTTATCAGTAATCCTTGTAGCGTGTGTGCATACAGAACCTgcatgccttttttcttcctgaaagatCACACTCACTTTGTTTCCAATatacacagaattattttgacATCTGAACAAATtggggaagaagcagagggggTGCTTTGGACATCACAGTAGTATTGTACCAGCAAATGCCTTtcaaggaaaaccaaagaattacttcccccccccttcaatgaaaaaaaggtgaaattctAGATTTGCAGATAGATTGAGTTAGTTTGATGTGGGATTGCCAACCAGGTGTTCAGTTACACAATTTTATTATTCAGATAGCTCAGCTGtagttgtttcattttatttccttggatTTTTAACCATTTCTT includes:
- the SYCE3 gene encoding synaptonemal complex central element protein 3; the protein is MAESEPQEGNYENLVKAVEDLKGDLEKLMEEMEKLTVQATWMAYDMVVIRTNPDLANSMKRLEDAFLSCKEEIEKKWQEVLIESKGEEQKEE